A single genomic interval of Pyrus communis chromosome 7, drPyrComm1.1, whole genome shotgun sequence harbors:
- the LOC137740306 gene encoding senescence-associated protein AAF, chloroplastic-like: protein MALTASKVSSCPAVTNSKAIPNSYRILNSFSKSVQRHNLHCPSQGVEQRQLNCARLSSEKMRFSNDGLKHILGKPVSFTVSQRSTVVYLSGGSQNTKAKECIVTYGDSAKETCSQIGDDEDGGPPVFSERTTHSSQGLAEACKFVFNDAKFVNERARNDIILLSRGIMRLDARVRQDVAILGSGFLKLDARAREDTEKIDRNVKKKAKLLHHIAMILKDKAESRLKTAADKHWSDGALEADLRRADLRAKQRAMEDALMALEFVKNIHDRMVNKMYNFPLQRENAVVSENDILGRIMLEKNGKSLDFPPGEVSTDRINAIQEAYWSMASALFEADGIDYTDPEELELLIATLIDLDAMDGKSSVSLLAECSSSPDVNTRKAVANALAAAPSMWILGNAGMGALQRLAEDSNPAIAAAASKAIFELKKQWEIEEGDSWRFTMNQNTIQGEESQESDDNADTD from the exons ATGGCACTTACTGCAAGCAAGGTTTCAAGCTGTCCTGCGGTGACTAATTCAAAAGCGATTCCTAACTCATACAGAATTTTAAATTCGTTTTCCAAGTCAGTGCAACGACATAACCTTCATTGTCCAAGTCAAGGGGTTGAACAGAGGCAGCTAAATTGTGCACGTCTCAGTTCAGAAAAAATGAGATTTTCTAACGATGGTTTGAAGCACATATTGGGTAAACCAGTTAGTTTTACTGTCTCTCAGAGATCTACTGTCGTATACCTGTCTGGAGGAAGTCAGAATACCAAAGCAAAAGAATGCATAGTAACTTATGGTGATTCGGCAAAGGAGACTTG TTCACAGATTGGGGATGACGAAGATGGGGGGCCTCCAGTCTTTTCTGAGAGAACTACTCACTCCAGTCAGGGTTTAGCTGAAGCTTGCAAATTTGTTTTCAATGATGCAAAGTTTGTAAATGAAAGGGCTCGCAATGACATTATTCTGCTTTCTCG TGGTATAATGAGGTTGGATGCCCGTGTGCGTCAAGACGTTGCTATTCTTGGGTCAGGGTTTCTTAAGCTGGATG CCCGGGCAAGAGAGGATACTGAGAAAATTGACCGTAATGTGAAGAAGAAAGCCAAGCTCCTCCATCATATTGCTATG ATCTTAAAAGACAAAGCTGAGTCTAGACTGAAAACCGCTGCTGATAAGCATTGGAGTGACGGAGCCTTAGAG GCTGATTTGCGCCGTGCTGACCTCCGTGCCAAACAACGTGCAATGGAAGATGCCCTAATGGCTTTGGAG TTTGTCAAAAATATTCATGATAGGATGGTGAACAAAATGTAcaattt TCCTCTGCAAAGAGAAAATGCTGTTGTATCAGAAAATGACATACTGGGGCGTATAATGCTTGAAAAGAATGGGAAAAGTCTTGATTTCCCTCCTGGGGAAGTATCTACTGATCGCATTAATGCAATTCAG GAAGCTTACTGGAGTATGGCGTCTGCCCTCTTTGAAGCTGATGGAATTGACTATACTGATCCTGAAGAG CTCGAGCTGTTAATTGCAACTCTAATTGATCTCGATGCAATGGATGGTAAAAGTAGTGTATCGTTATTGGCAGAGTGTTCAAGTTCTCCCGATGTCAATACCCG GAAAGCAGTAGCCAATGCTTTGGCTGCAGCTCCATCTATGTGGATTCTTGGTAATGCAGGGATGGGAGCATTACAG AGACTCGCAGAAGATAGCAATCCGGCAATTGCTGCCGCAGCCTCTAAAGCAATCTTTGAACTTAAGAAACAATGGGAGATTGAGGAAGGAGATAGCTGGAGGTTTACGATGAACCAAAATACCATTCAAGGAGAGGAAAGCCAAGAATCCGACGACAATGCAGATACAGATTGA